One stretch of Deltaproteobacteria bacterium DNA includes these proteins:
- a CDS encoding glycosyltransferase — translation MEKKSIRGRGGPAPLFARVDRERLDLSRAKSASFNISFPAAASAVGCDEYFVVVDVYSAHSHVHPEGHVGWWRYDLGGWDDINVKVSRAGRRLSVSFKGSGRSVDQWINDDCPRAGDDVLAVSVVIRSSETDAIEFEDRIFLYTDRAALRRSEQLRREAAAVPASIKRLPARWFCWPRDVKVHIVACNIRSLDAVGNFTFDLYRFFSSQGIGCRIYAQSFDPALRGLISHVCELLYSAGERDLVIFNFSIYDEYLRAIAALPCRKIVYYHNITPPSMFQIYDAEYAQYCSKAYGQFRILKDFDVVMVNSLMSKREFLELVEREPDESEASGEAEGFEDADGQDDPAGTPAGGSRDGAPPVLVAPPFLAGPRKWETVEEEDVEIPQASELLLYVGRIAPHKKIEDLLHLYDEYRRLSRASRLLIVGAASFKGYGNYINYLLEKEFPRIKERIHIYNDVSDGQLKRLYSAATAYVSMSEHEGYCIPVVEAMAFGKPVFAYAQEAVRETLGGTGRVFHEKDFPAIARDIHGVLTDGSELEKMLAAQGRRLARIEREADGTTLWRAVEAALFGHAGDL, via the coding sequence ATGGAGAAAAAGTCGATAAGGGGCCGCGGCGGGCCCGCACCGCTCTTTGCCAGGGTCGACAGGGAGAGGCTCGACCTGTCGAGGGCCAAGAGCGCTTCGTTCAATATCTCCTTTCCGGCGGCGGCGTCGGCGGTGGGCTGCGACGAGTACTTCGTGGTCGTCGACGTCTACTCGGCCCACAGCCACGTTCACCCCGAAGGACACGTAGGCTGGTGGCGCTACGACCTCGGCGGCTGGGACGACATAAACGTCAAGGTCTCGCGGGCGGGGCGGCGGCTTTCCGTCTCTTTCAAGGGCTCCGGCAGGAGCGTGGACCAGTGGATAAACGACGACTGTCCCCGCGCCGGCGACGACGTGCTCGCCGTATCCGTCGTCATCCGCAGCAGCGAAACGGACGCCATCGAGTTCGAGGACAGGATATTCCTATATACCGACAGGGCGGCGCTCAGGCGCTCCGAGCAGTTGAGGCGCGAGGCCGCGGCCGTACCCGCCTCAATAAAAAGGCTGCCGGCGCGGTGGTTCTGCTGGCCCAGGGACGTGAAGGTCCATATCGTCGCCTGCAACATAAGGAGCCTCGACGCCGTCGGCAACTTCACCTTCGACCTCTACCGCTTCTTCAGCAGCCAGGGCATAGGGTGCCGCATATACGCCCAGTCCTTCGACCCCGCGCTGCGCGGCCTCATAAGCCACGTCTGCGAGCTCCTCTACAGCGCCGGCGAGCGGGACCTGGTGATATTCAACTTCTCCATATACGACGAGTACCTGCGCGCCATAGCCGCTCTGCCGTGCCGCAAGATCGTCTACTACCACAACATCACGCCGCCTTCCATGTTCCAGATATACGACGCCGAGTACGCCCAGTACTGCTCGAAGGCTTACGGCCAGTTCAGGATATTGAAGGACTTCGACGTGGTAATGGTCAACTCGCTGATGTCGAAACGGGAGTTCCTCGAGCTCGTGGAGCGCGAGCCCGACGAGAGCGAAGCGTCCGGCGAGGCCGAAGGGTTCGAGGACGCCGATGGGCAAGACGACCCGGCAGGGACGCCGGCCGGGGGCAGCCGTGACGGCGCCCCGCCCGTGCTCGTCGCCCCGCCCTTCCTCGCCGGACCGCGCAAGTGGGAGACGGTGGAAGAGGAAGATGTGGAGATACCGCAGGCCTCGGAACTCCTGCTCTACGTGGGCAGGATAGCGCCCCACAAGAAGATCGAGGACCTGCTCCATCTCTACGACGAGTACAGGCGGCTCAGCCGCGCATCGAGGCTCCTCATCGTGGGCGCGGCCAGCTTCAAGGGCTACGGCAACTACATAAACTACCTCCTCGAAAAGGAGTTCCCGAGGATAAAGGAGAGGATACACATCTACAACGACGTGAGCGACGGCCAGCTCAAGCGTCTCTACTCGGCCGCCACGGCCTACGTCTCCATGAGCGAGCACGAGGGATACTGCATCCCCGTGGTCGAGGCCATGGCCTTCGGAAAGCCTGTCTTCGCCTACGCCCAGGAGGCGGTACGCGAGACGCTGGGGGGCACGGGCAGGGTCTTCCATGAGAAGGACTTTCCCGCCATAGCCCGGGACATACACGGCGTGCTGACAGACGGCTCCGAGCTTGAGAAGATGCTGGCGGCCCAGGGGCGGAGGCTTGCAAGGATAGAGCGGGAAGCAGACGGCACGACGCTGTGGCGCGCCGTGGAGGCGGCTCTCTTCGGCCATGCGGGTGATCTTTAA
- a CDS encoding glycosyltransferase, whose protein sequence is MRRKRLDIGIVIPELAKYGGAERLLIECVRRWQTCHDITIYATRFDRDILREHGVRRSVELVRISPYYEGPHSILLNCVLLPKIWEQEIGVHDIYHTHLWSTHLLDLHPSVWYPHEPLRILHDLRYNQSMEGLVNNLVRNIHIYPKYNYDKVTDVLFEAYLNSMDAYDKLGKPDRIVANSRYTASYLEEVYQRKVDDVVYPGVNVDDFIYTPPEENIVLTIGQLWPHKRIRLIIEAVKHVEDVQLYVVGNGPDAAKLKKTARSLGVSDRVFFLHGLTNLEVQILFSRCMAVVFTPIKEPFGIVPLEAMAAGKPLIGVNEGGFTEVVDDSCAFLVPPQPLAIAERIRYLRDNKDVAAKMGLAGLEKVRAYNWDRTAEELIAIIEDTHARWEKSHRKRASRRGGDRTLFGAQYYCWYGDGVGSAHWNDNLQFGGVTDMPELGYYASSHGTVIEEHLRTLEAAGLDFLILNLHLDSDGVNAYELAVIENIFSVAEEIGSKLRLAVQLCFYDARKKDAVTVLKLIGKVLSRREHYLRMSGKPVLFFFWTGVLDGNKSFISTVDEYTEGFIRVATSLRMYSRKTEHKKTFGLFDGFTLFSPLEMCAPEKWTKLWQEAYDNCDAGAMGLQIITVSPGYDDSHLKDPQRQGNIYRTVDRDGGATYRKMLDFTLSQQRRPHMVVVSTFNEYHENTHIEASVNNGSRYMDMTRAFISQGRKRWRKSR, encoded by the coding sequence ATGAGAAGAAAGAGGCTTGACATCGGCATAGTCATACCGGAACTCGCCAAGTACGGGGGGGCCGAGCGTCTGCTCATCGAGTGCGTAAGGAGGTGGCAGACGTGCCACGACATCACCATCTACGCCACCAGGTTCGACCGCGACATCCTGCGCGAGCACGGCGTAAGGCGCAGCGTGGAGCTCGTGCGCATCTCGCCCTACTACGAGGGGCCCCACTCCATACTCCTCAACTGCGTGCTCTTGCCCAAGATATGGGAGCAGGAGATAGGCGTCCACGACATCTACCATACCCACCTGTGGTCGACCCATCTCCTCGACCTCCATCCCTCGGTCTGGTATCCCCACGAGCCGCTGCGCATACTCCACGACCTGCGCTACAACCAGTCCATGGAGGGGCTCGTCAACAACCTGGTGCGCAACATCCACATCTACCCCAAGTACAACTACGACAAGGTGACCGACGTCCTCTTCGAGGCCTACCTCAACTCCATGGACGCCTACGACAAGCTCGGAAAGCCCGACAGGATAGTGGCCAACAGCCGCTACACGGCGTCGTACCTCGAGGAGGTCTACCAGAGGAAGGTCGACGACGTCGTGTATCCGGGCGTCAACGTCGACGACTTCATATACACGCCTCCCGAAGAGAACATCGTCCTCACCATAGGCCAGCTCTGGCCCCACAAGAGGATAAGGCTCATCATAGAGGCCGTCAAGCACGTGGAGGACGTGCAGCTCTATGTCGTGGGCAACGGTCCCGACGCGGCGAAGCTGAAGAAGACGGCCCGCAGCCTCGGTGTCTCGGACCGGGTCTTCTTCCTTCACGGCCTTACGAACCTGGAGGTGCAGATACTCTTCTCGCGGTGCATGGCCGTCGTCTTCACGCCCATCAAGGAGCCCTTCGGCATAGTGCCGCTCGAGGCCATGGCCGCGGGCAAGCCCCTCATCGGTGTGAACGAGGGCGGCTTCACCGAGGTCGTGGACGACAGTTGCGCCTTTCTCGTGCCTCCGCAGCCGCTGGCCATAGCCGAGAGGATCCGATACCTGCGCGACAACAAGGACGTGGCCGCGAAGATGGGCCTTGCGGGGCTTGAGAAGGTCAGGGCCTACAACTGGGACCGCACGGCCGAGGAGCTCATCGCCATAATAGAGGACACCCATGCCCGGTGGGAGAAGAGCCACAGGAAGCGGGCCTCCCGCAGGGGAGGAGACCGGACGCTCTTCGGCGCCCAGTACTACTGCTGGTACGGCGACGGCGTGGGGTCGGCCCACTGGAACGACAATCTCCAGTTCGGGGGGGTGACGGACATGCCCGAACTGGGCTACTACGCCTCGTCCCACGGCACCGTCATAGAAGAGCACCTGAGGACCCTCGAGGCAGCGGGCCTGGACTTCCTCATCCTCAACCTCCACCTCGACTCCGACGGCGTCAACGCATACGAGCTCGCCGTCATCGAAAACATCTTCAGCGTGGCCGAAGAGATCGGCTCGAAGCTGCGCCTGGCCGTGCAGCTCTGTTTCTACGACGCCAGGAAAAAGGACGCCGTGACGGTCCTCAAGCTCATCGGCAAGGTGCTCTCCCGCAGGGAGCACTACCTGCGCATGAGCGGCAAGCCCGTGCTCTTCTTCTTCTGGACGGGCGTGCTCGACGGCAACAAGTCCTTCATCTCCACGGTGGACGAGTACACGGAAGGGTTCATCCGCGTGGCCACATCCCTGCGGATGTATTCGAGGAAGACGGAGCACAAGAAGACCTTCGGCCTCTTCGACGGCTTTACGCTCTTTTCGCCCCTTGAGATGTGCGCGCCCGAGAAGTGGACGAAGCTGTGGCAGGAGGCCTACGACAACTGCGACGCCGGGGCCATGGGACTTCAGATCATCACCGTCTCTCCAGGCTACGACGATTCGCACCTCAAGGACCCCCAGCGCCAGGGCAACATCTACAGGACCGTGGACCGCGACGGCGGGGCGACCTACCGGAAGATGCTCGACTTCACGCTCTCGCAGCAGAGGCGTCCCCACATGGTGGTGGTCTCCACCTTCAACGAGTACCATGAGAACACGCATATCGAGGCGAGCGTGAACAACGGCTCCAGGTACATGGACATGACCAGGGCATTCATTTCCCAGGGAAGGAAACGATGGAGAAAAAGTCGATAA